One genomic window of Kosmotoga olearia TBF 19.5.1 includes the following:
- a CDS encoding ABC transporter permease gives MKNIKRYEVYRTILAIAIALLLGYLLIFFTSMPKGDMPLGEKLKEAFQAANKAFKVFLTSPLVKERRGKVLFNLRGFIQWMNESVPIIITGLAVSLVFTAKQFNIGAEGQLFIGAAVASFAAIYFPAIPIIHPIVVILLASLTGAAWASVPAIMKSKLNASELVTSLMMNYVALYMGLFIIKVFLRDPNAGQLVSLPYKETSMLFLINSRYRWHIGIIIALVMSFLLWFIVKRTTWGYKVRLIGNNKNFAYYSGINTSRTIFQVQVVSGAIAGMAGIIELIGYHGRFLWLFSPGYGWDGIIIATLARNNPLFVPIAALFLSYIRVGAKTMGRYTNIPPEIVSILQATIILLVTAEAFLSRLRQKAIEKEAKANEPNNVAVAGGDVE, from the coding sequence ATGAAAAACATAAAAAGATATGAAGTATATAGGACTATTCTAGCGATCGCTATTGCTTTGTTATTGGGATACTTATTAATATTCTTTACAAGCATGCCTAAGGGAGATATGCCTTTAGGTGAAAAATTAAAAGAGGCTTTCCAAGCAGCAAACAAGGCGTTCAAAGTATTCCTTACTTCTCCTCTTGTGAAAGAAAGGCGCGGGAAAGTCCTTTTTAACTTAAGGGGATTTATACAATGGATGAATGAAAGTGTTCCAATAATAATTACAGGTTTGGCTGTTTCACTTGTTTTCACGGCGAAACAATTTAATATCGGTGCAGAAGGACAATTGTTCATCGGTGCCGCAGTTGCAAGTTTTGCCGCGATATATTTTCCAGCAATACCTATAATACATCCTATTGTTGTAATATTACTGGCTTCATTAACCGGTGCTGCGTGGGCTTCTGTTCCAGCAATAATGAAATCAAAATTAAACGCATCGGAACTTGTTACCTCCTTGATGATGAACTATGTTGCATTATACATGGGATTGTTTATCATAAAAGTTTTTCTTAGAGACCCAAATGCTGGACAGCTTGTTTCACTACCTTACAAAGAAACATCCATGTTATTCCTGATCAACTCAAGATATAGATGGCATATTGGAATAATAATCGCTCTGGTTATGAGCTTCTTGTTATGGTTCATAGTAAAAAGAACAACCTGGGGATACAAGGTTAGATTGATTGGTAACAACAAAAATTTCGCATACTATTCTGGAATAAACACTTCAAGAACGATTTTCCAGGTTCAGGTAGTTAGTGGTGCAATTGCCGGGATGGCCGGCATTATAGAATTGATAGGATATCACGGTAGATTTTTATGGCTCTTTTCACCAGGTTATGGATGGGATGGAATCATTATTGCAACATTAGCAAGAAATAATCCGCTTTTTGTACCGATTGCTGCTCTCTTCCTTTCTTATATAAGGGTTGGAGCTAAAACTATGGGAAGATACACGAATATCCCACCGGAAATAGTTTCCATATTACAGGCTACGATAATATTGCTTGTAACCGCAGAAGCGTTCTTATCGAGGTTACGTCAAAAAGCTATTGAAAAAGAAGCAAAGGCAAATGAACCAAATAACGTGGCAGTTGCAGGTGGTGATGTCGAATGA
- a CDS encoding ABC transporter permease, with protein sequence MNSALSAIFSWEFVAAGTRVTTPILLAALGALVADLAGTPNIALEGTMLFSAFVGVVISGFTQNLWLSVIGALLMGVIMSSILAYFSLKLKTDIIMAAIALNIFASGGTIFALYLLTGDKGSSASLKSQVLPNLDIPFIQDIPGIGRILSGHHILTYVAIILVFVIQYMLYKTPLGLRIRSVGESPEAAKSVGISVFKTQFIALIISGLLASLGGIFLSMGYVSWFARDMTAGRGFIALAAQALGGTSAYGVALGSLLFGFSEALSFSLQFLNIPYEITQSMPFLITVGALAFYAWNKLREGKIKFF encoded by the coding sequence ATGAATAGCGCACTGAGTGCCATTTTTTCGTGGGAATTTGTTGCAGCGGGAACGAGAGTCACAACGCCTATATTATTAGCTGCGCTAGGAGCACTTGTTGCAGATCTAGCCGGAACACCTAACATAGCCCTTGAAGGAACCATGTTATTTTCAGCTTTTGTTGGTGTGGTAATAAGTGGCTTTACTCAAAATTTATGGTTATCTGTTATTGGGGCTCTATTAATGGGCGTTATTATGTCCTCTATATTAGCTTACTTCTCCTTAAAACTAAAAACAGACATAATAATGGCAGCAATAGCCTTGAACATATTTGCAAGTGGAGGAACAATATTTGCGCTGTACCTTTTAACTGGAGATAAGGGATCTTCCGCATCATTAAAATCTCAAGTATTGCCTAACTTAGATATCCCTTTCATTCAGGATATCCCGGGAATCGGAAGAATATTGAGCGGCCATCATATCTTGACCTATGTGGCAATTATCCTTGTTTTTGTAATTCAGTATATGTTGTACAAAACACCTTTAGGATTGAGAATACGCTCCGTTGGTGAATCTCCAGAAGCAGCAAAATCCGTTGGTATTTCCGTATTTAAAACACAATTTATAGCGCTCATAATAAGCGGACTTCTGGCAAGTTTGGGCGGAATATTCCTTTCAATGGGTTATGTTTCCTGGTTTGCAAGAGACATGACAGCAGGTAGAGGCTTTATCGCATTAGCTGCACAGGCGTTAGGAGGAACATCTGCGTACGGTGTGGCATTAGGCTCATTATTGTTTGGATTTTCAGAAGCTCTTTCGTTCTCGCTACAGTTCTTGAACATACCATACGAAATAACACAATCAATGCCCTTCTTAATAACAGTCGGCGCTCTGGCATTCTATGCGTGGAACAAACTAAGAGAAGGAAAAATCAAATTCTTCTGA
- a CDS encoding nucleoside hydrolase, whose amino-acid sequence MKRKIILDCDPGHDDAVAILLAGIAEEIELLGIVSVAGNSYIENTTRNALILAEMAKLDVPVFRGSSKPLLRKQIVAPDIHGESGLEGANLPLPTKKAEEKNYLEFMAETVEKFPNEITFVAVGPLTNIAKFVLNYPHLVSKVKELVIMGGGIKFGNVTPRAEFNIYADPEAAQIVFNAGFNLTVFPLDVTHQAKIYMKEIKEMQNFRSEITSKMGLLLEFFHQTYYDIFKIEGAPLHDPCTIAYLINPDIFEFDEFYAQVETKGELTYGETVVDYWHLEAPNSKWALKVDREKFIEILFDNLKKYN is encoded by the coding sequence ATGAAACGTAAGATTATTTTGGATTGTGATCCTGGTCACGATGATGCTGTCGCTATATTGCTGGCAGGAATCGCAGAAGAGATTGAATTACTAGGTATAGTATCTGTAGCCGGTAATTCATATATAGAGAATACAACAAGAAATGCCCTTATTTTGGCGGAAATGGCAAAGCTGGATGTGCCAGTATTTAGAGGATCTTCAAAACCATTGTTGAGAAAGCAAATTGTGGCTCCAGATATTCATGGTGAAAGTGGTTTGGAAGGAGCAAATCTTCCACTACCTACTAAAAAAGCTGAAGAAAAGAATTACTTGGAGTTTATGGCAGAAACTGTTGAAAAATTCCCCAATGAAATTACATTCGTAGCTGTCGGACCGCTAACAAACATAGCTAAATTTGTTCTTAACTATCCTCATTTAGTTTCCAAAGTGAAAGAATTGGTAATTATGGGTGGGGGAATAAAGTTTGGAAACGTAACTCCAAGGGCTGAATTCAATATATACGCCGATCCTGAAGCTGCGCAAATAGTTTTCAACGCGGGATTCAATTTAACTGTTTTCCCGCTCGACGTGACTCACCAGGCAAAAATATATATGAAAGAGATAAAAGAGATGCAGAATTTTAGATCCGAAATAACTTCTAAAATGGGATTGTTATTAGAATTCTTCCACCAAACGTATTACGATATATTTAAAATAGAAGGGGCTCCTTTGCATGATCCATGTACCATAGCCTATTTAATAAACCCGGATATATTCGAATTCGATGAATTTTATGCCCAGGTAGAAACAAAAGGTGAATTAACATACGGTGAAACAGTTGTCGATTATTGGCACCTGGAGGCCCCGAATTCAAAATGGGCGCTGAAGGTTGATAGAGAGAAGTTCATTGAAATACTTTTTGATAATTTAAAGAAATACAATTAA
- a CDS encoding nucleoside phosphorylase, translated as MEDPRYHIRIDDPEKVGKYVLLPGDRGRVKRIAKYLENAEVVGDNREYFTMTGYLNGEKVSVMSTGMGAPCMSIGVEELKTLGVHTYIRIGTTGAMQPNLKLGDSIVPTAAIRGDGTMDYYLPKSFPAVGHFDVISALKEAAGIIGNPHHLGVVLSTDSYYGRFFNSKKAAEEVDLFVRAHTLAVEMEVSALYILGNVHNLRTGAILTVREELGEDGAYVKQAGEEYEKGLEKSIQIAIKAIELLIEKDKGNA; from the coding sequence ATGGAAGATCCAAGATACCACATAAGAATAGACGATCCAGAAAAAGTAGGAAAATACGTTTTATTACCAGGGGATAGGGGAAGAGTAAAAAGAATTGCAAAGTATTTGGAAAATGCAGAGGTCGTTGGAGACAACAGAGAATATTTTACAATGACAGGCTATTTGAACGGAGAAAAGGTATCTGTAATGTCCACGGGAATGGGAGCACCGTGTATGTCAATAGGTGTAGAAGAGCTAAAAACTTTGGGTGTTCATACATACATCCGGATAGGGACAACAGGAGCTATGCAACCAAATCTGAAACTCGGTGATTCAATAGTTCCAACAGCCGCAATTAGAGGCGACGGAACTATGGATTATTATTTACCAAAATCATTCCCTGCGGTTGGACATTTTGATGTAATTTCAGCTCTGAAAGAGGCTGCTGGAATAATCGGCAATCCGCATCATTTAGGCGTTGTACTTTCCACCGATTCATACTATGGAAGATTCTTCAATTCCAAAAAAGCTGCTGAAGAAGTGGATTTATTCGTAAGAGCACATACATTAGCGGTTGAAATGGAAGTGTCTGCTTTATATATTTTAGGAAATGTACATAACTTAAGAACCGGTGCAATCTTAACCGTAAGAGAAGAATTGGGTGAAGATGGGGCTTATGTAAAGCAAGCAGGAGAAGAATATGAAAAAGGATTGGAAAAATCCATACAAATAGCAATAAAAGCAATTGAATTGTTGATAGAAAAAGATAAAGGTAATGCGTAA
- a CDS encoding SLC13 family permease, whose amino-acid sequence MDINVLITLVIVVIVYGFIIFGKKNKAVVVFGLSLVIAALKLVEGLDPENISKVVDLDTLGLLLGMMIIVAFLNTSGFFEYFSIKVIKFGGERFYFTLTLLMIVVALTSAFLDNVVTIIVMAPMMFLIADMLGMDPVPLIVLTLVIDNIGGGATLIGSPFNLVLGSISGFSFNDFIIKLGPASIFAFIAVMLYFKRFIKVDESVVSKIRRLSEMDEGRAINDKKMMKMSLAVFLTVIVLFVIHNLIDVDLSYIALLGGVFLLVVNKKDFEYVAAKIDWDMLFFFAGLYITSYALESVGITSLIAEGLKSVMNNQLMILLTPFILAAISVPILNNVPAALIFGPVLKILVGAGFPTIIWWSFALSGNLATSLTPLGAVQNIVAVTYLEKEIGRSFGFREYLRWMIAPVAISLVIGLIYIFGLFIVSK is encoded by the coding sequence ATGGATATAAATGTGTTGATAACTTTAGTGATTGTGGTTATTGTGTATGGATTCATCATTTTTGGTAAAAAGAACAAAGCTGTTGTCGTCTTTGGGCTATCACTGGTTATTGCGGCATTAAAACTAGTAGAAGGGCTTGATCCTGAAAACATCAGCAAGGTGGTTGATCTAGACACCCTGGGCCTTTTGCTAGGTATGATGATAATTGTTGCCTTTTTAAATACTTCAGGTTTTTTCGAATATTTCTCGATAAAGGTGATAAAGTTTGGCGGAGAGCGTTTTTATTTCACATTGACCCTTTTGATGATCGTTGTGGCATTAACTTCGGCCTTTCTTGATAACGTGGTTACTATAATCGTCATGGCTCCAATGATGTTTTTGATAGCGGATATGCTTGGGATGGATCCAGTACCTTTAATAGTGTTGACATTGGTGATCGATAATATTGGGGGTGGGGCCACCTTGATAGGTAGTCCATTTAATTTAGTCCTTGGCTCAATAAGCGGTTTTTCCTTCAACGATTTCATCATAAAACTTGGTCCAGCTTCTATATTTGCTTTTATAGCAGTGATGCTTTATTTCAAAAGATTCATTAAAGTGGACGAGTCTGTTGTGAGTAAAATTAGAAGGCTTAGTGAAATGGATGAAGGAAGAGCAATAAATGACAAAAAAATGATGAAAATGTCTCTTGCGGTATTTCTTACGGTAATTGTTCTTTTTGTTATTCATAATCTGATTGATGTTGACCTTTCCTATATCGCGCTTTTGGGTGGTGTTTTCCTTCTTGTGGTAAACAAAAAAGATTTTGAATATGTCGCTGCCAAGATAGACTGGGATATGCTATTTTTCTTTGCGGGCTTGTATATCACCTCTTATGCTCTTGAGTCAGTAGGAATTACGAGTCTGATTGCTGAAGGATTGAAATCAGTGATGAATAACCAGCTAATGATATTGCTAACGCCCTTCATACTAGCCGCGATTAGTGTTCCAATATTAAACAACGTTCCAGCTGCGCTCATATTTGGTCCCGTTCTCAAAATATTGGTAGGAGCTGGTTTCCCAACAATAATTTGGTGGTCTTTTGCATTAAGTGGAAACTTAGCTACAAGCTTAACACCATTGGGAGCAGTACAAAATATAGTAGCTGTAACCTATTTAGAAAAAGAGATTGGACGTTCTTTCGGTTTTAGAGAATATTTACGTTGGATGATAGCCCCTGTGGCTATAAGTCTTGTAATTGGGTTGATATACATATTTGGGCTCTTCATAGTATCTAAGTAA
- a CDS encoding type II toxin-antitoxin system RelE family toxin, producing MSYRIEFTTAAQKEYNKLDRTVQKRIDKAFLNLIDHYNGDKNVPRPDVKILTGKYYGLLRLRVGDYRVIFKLQNNTFVILVIHIIKRGDAYKK from the coding sequence ATGAGTTACAGGATTGAATTCACAACAGCAGCACAAAAAGAATACAATAAGTTAGACAGAACTGTTCAAAAAAGAATCGACAAAGCGTTTTTGAATCTCATAGATCACTATAATGGGGATAAAAATGTGCCCCGCCCCGATGTGAAGATCTTGACAGGCAAGTATTATGGTCTATTAAGATTGAGGGTTGGGGATTACCGTGTTATATTCAAGCTTCAGAATAATACCTTCGTTATTCTTGTTATTCATATAATCAAGCGTGGAGATGCTTATAAGAAGTGA
- a CDS encoding ATP-binding protein, whose translation MPISEIIMYNPWWNSSINMDTLVKKLTEQYENARFKRDYSNLFDLSSNALYTLRGMRQIGKSTAIKITIAELLKKNVPGKSIMFLPSDTVADFKELKEVLLEYLNYAREYKKRYIFIDEISYVKGWQRAIKELRDNTILRNDLMILSGSSALDIKRGAERMPGRRGNVVEPDKVLLPVTFREYLEIIGFKSLPLFSLDELLTLNEKYTFDFKILENEINPIFDRFLLSGGIPVVVEKTIQEESLEQLVNVFWDIMVGDIEKVGLNRITLRKIIKYLVGRIGSRLSWNSVGSEVELDTKTVQRYLEAITSNYLGFVIHFLDKNKHTIKPLKQKKFYLWDSFLNTVIQEKLGVSTKIPELIEQLVGKELLIRYENNLSEGSYMLENVGFWYSQTGNEVDYLVKNIPIEVKYKNNISKGDAVTITKAFGKGILLTKKTLDLSSPVKRIPVSLFLAVLSVG comes from the coding sequence ATGCCAATTTCTGAAATTATAATGTACAACCCATGGTGGAATAGTTCTATTAATATGGATACACTCGTTAAAAAACTGACTGAGCAGTATGAAAACGCTCGTTTCAAAAGGGATTATTCTAACCTTTTCGATTTATCTTCAAATGCTCTCTACACATTAAGGGGAATGAGACAGATCGGGAAATCCACCGCCATTAAGATAACGATAGCTGAGTTGCTAAAAAAGAATGTCCCCGGAAAAAGCATAATGTTCTTACCCTCCGATACTGTGGCTGATTTCAAAGAGCTGAAGGAAGTTCTTTTAGAATACTTGAACTATGCCAGAGAATATAAGAAAAGGTATATTTTCATAGACGAGATCTCCTATGTAAAAGGTTGGCAACGTGCCATAAAAGAATTGAGGGACAACACTATCCTGAGAAACGACCTTATGATACTATCTGGCTCCTCAGCACTGGACATTAAAAGAGGGGCTGAGCGCATGCCGGGGCGAAGAGGCAATGTTGTCGAGCCAGATAAAGTACTTTTGCCGGTAACATTCAGAGAATACCTTGAAATCATTGGTTTCAAAAGCCTGCCATTGTTTTCTCTGGATGAACTGCTTACTCTAAATGAAAAATATACCTTTGACTTTAAAATACTTGAGAACGAAATTAACCCGATTTTTGATAGATTCCTTTTGTCTGGCGGCATTCCCGTAGTTGTTGAAAAAACGATTCAAGAAGAATCCCTGGAACAGCTTGTCAACGTATTTTGGGATATCATGGTAGGTGACATTGAAAAAGTTGGATTGAATAGAATCACATTAAGGAAGATAATAAAGTATCTTGTAGGCCGAATCGGTTCAAGGCTTTCATGGAACTCCGTTGGTTCAGAAGTAGAACTGGACACAAAAACCGTCCAACGTTATCTTGAAGCCATTACGTCAAACTACCTAGGATTTGTAATTCACTTTCTCGATAAAAACAAACATACAATAAAACCCCTTAAACAGAAAAAGTTTTACCTGTGGGATTCCTTCTTGAACACAGTAATTCAGGAAAAGTTAGGAGTGTCTACCAAAATTCCTGAATTAATTGAACAATTAGTAGGAAAAGAACTCCTGATAAGATACGAAAACAACCTTTCAGAAGGCAGTTATATGTTAGAAAACGTAGGGTTCTGGTATTCTCAGACTGGAAACGAAGTAGATTATTTGGTAAAAAACATACCGATAGAAGTAAAATACAAGAACAACATATCAAAAGGAGACGCCGTTACAATCACAAAAGCTTTTGGGAAAGGTATCTTACTTACCAAAAAAACGCTGGATTTATCATCGCCTGTCAAACGCATCCCGGTGTCCCTATTCCTGGCAGTTTTATCTGTTGGTTGA
- a CDS encoding metallophosphoesterase family protein: protein MKMLFAILFFVAISMTLLAVVITSPATNTVQFSWYTTTPVVCNLYVYNEHFSKEVFESKPSKFHVLTVSDLSPDVSYKYRIECESSTDYVLEGNFSIPFNPGNHLRFVVYGDSRSNPKIHLRVTKVISSKEPLFVLHTGDIVYSDSRINDWADFFKATEPLSNVLFFPAIGNHEKAAENYKTFFSLPGNESYYSFKIGELLFIVLNTNERFDRYSEQYKWLKSLVMTNSAKFTIVMFHHPPFSYSSHGDSYFVKTILVPLFEKYGVDLVLSGHDHNYQRIEHNGLTYIVIGGGGASPYGIKDPSGPVASFEGYHFVLFEYDNGKLKGTCYDIKGQEIDSFFVFPR, encoded by the coding sequence ATGAAAATGTTGTTTGCCATACTATTTTTTGTTGCGATTTCCATGACATTGCTGGCTGTTGTTATCACATCACCTGCTACAAATACTGTTCAGTTTAGCTGGTACACTACAACTCCGGTTGTATGTAATTTGTATGTCTATAATGAACACTTTTCCAAAGAAGTGTTTGAATCCAAACCTTCGAAGTTTCATGTACTGACTGTATCCGATTTGAGCCCGGATGTTTCTTACAAATATCGTATTGAATGTGAATCTTCTACCGACTATGTTCTGGAAGGTAATTTTTCTATTCCTTTTAATCCTGGTAATCACCTTAGGTTCGTTGTTTACGGAGATTCACGAAGTAATCCGAAAATACATTTAAGAGTCACCAAGGTCATTTCTTCAAAGGAGCCTCTTTTTGTATTGCACACAGGTGATATTGTATATTCAGACAGCCGTATTAACGATTGGGCAGATTTCTTCAAAGCGACAGAACCTTTGAGTAATGTTTTGTTTTTTCCAGCGATTGGTAACCATGAAAAAGCAGCCGAAAATTACAAAACTTTCTTTTCTCTCCCAGGAAACGAGTCATATTATTCTTTCAAAATTGGAGAATTGTTATTCATTGTGCTAAATACAAATGAACGTTTTGACAGGTATTCCGAACAGTACAAATGGTTGAAGTCTTTGGTAATGACCAATTCCGCTAAATTTACCATTGTAATGTTTCATCATCCGCCTTTCAGTTACAGCTCACATGGGGACTCTTATTTTGTGAAAACTATTCTTGTTCCTCTGTTTGAAAAATATGGCGTTGATCTTGTTCTTTCTGGTCATGATCATAACTACCAGCGCATTGAACACAATGGTCTCACATACATCGTAATAGGTGGTGGTGGAGCTTCTCCTTATGGCATTAAAGATCCTTCAGGTCCGGTAGCAAGCTTCGAAGGATATCACTTCGTTCTCTTTGAATATGATAATGGCAAACTAAAAGGCACCTGTTATGACATAAAGGGCCAGGAAATCGACAGCTTTTTTGTTTTCCCACGGTAA
- a CDS encoding DNA polymerase Y family protein, with translation MSINSQLGLRGISTFSNIKNLTNSGITTKVSTGKSRKSIPYIAHVDMDAFFASVEQASNPYLKGKPIIVTGKDTRHSVVVSASYEAKKYGVKAGMPAFKALEICPKALFVPVDSGKYTYVSEEIMKRLEFISPRYSVASIDEAFIDLSVYHSLSDSINALKLFRTSIEKTFGISFSIGVAVNPLIAKIASDFNKPRGFVVVKEGSEKAFLQNVDISQVPGIGPHTLMKLENFGFKKASELLEADEFFLYHNFGNSFLGLVKSLTVKNYPKELFFKKEPPKSVGHSMTLNHDVNSIELIERVASFLGAKAVYRMRKYGYQARGTSLFLKYSDFSVARITRSLSFYISRPEHLNNVLYWLIREIWNGEAVRAVGVSLYKLKPVNKNVYQENLFKKEKDTVEVVLNLQNHFGEYSIFPASILAVASI, from the coding sequence GTGTCTATAAATTCTCAGTTAGGGCTTCGAGGAATATCCACATTCTCGAATATAAAGAATTTGACAAACAGTGGTATTACCACGAAAGTCAGTACTGGTAAGTCACGAAAGTCAATTCCCTACATCGCACACGTCGATATGGACGCTTTTTTTGCCAGTGTGGAACAAGCCTCCAATCCTTATCTTAAGGGCAAACCAATCATTGTGACTGGAAAAGATACAAGGCATTCTGTGGTCGTTTCGGCAAGTTACGAAGCTAAAAAATACGGAGTTAAAGCGGGTATGCCTGCCTTTAAGGCCTTAGAAATATGTCCGAAAGCTTTATTTGTGCCTGTTGATAGTGGCAAATACACATACGTATCCGAAGAAATTATGAAACGCCTTGAATTCATATCTCCAAGATATTCTGTAGCGAGTATCGATGAAGCATTTATTGATTTATCCGTATATCATAGTTTGTCTGATTCTATAAATGCTTTGAAGCTTTTTAGAACCTCTATCGAGAAAACCTTCGGGATTTCTTTTTCAATAGGTGTTGCAGTAAACCCTTTAATTGCCAAAATCGCGAGTGATTTTAATAAGCCACGGGGATTTGTCGTGGTTAAAGAGGGATCAGAAAAGGCTTTTTTGCAGAATGTCGATATATCTCAGGTTCCGGGTATTGGACCACACACGCTGATGAAATTAGAAAACTTTGGTTTTAAAAAAGCCTCTGAATTATTAGAAGCAGATGAGTTTTTCCTTTACCACAATTTTGGAAATTCTTTCCTGGGGCTCGTTAAATCACTTACCGTTAAAAATTATCCAAAAGAATTGTTTTTTAAAAAAGAACCACCAAAATCTGTGGGGCATTCGATGACTCTCAATCATGATGTAAATTCAATAGAACTTATCGAAAGGGTCGCAAGTTTTCTCGGCGCGAAAGCTGTTTACAGAATGAGAAAATACGGATACCAGGCAAGAGGAACCAGTCTGTTTTTAAAATACAGCGATTTCAGCGTTGCCAGAATCACGAGAAGTCTTTCCTTTTATATTTCACGCCCGGAACACTTGAACAATGTTCTTTACTGGTTGATAAGAGAAATATGGAACGGTGAAGCCGTAAGGGCAGTAGGGGTTTCTCTTTACAAACTTAAGCCTGTAAATAAAAACGTATATCAAGAAAACTTATTTAAAAAAGAAAAAGACACGGTCGAAGTCGTTCTCAATCTCCAGAATCATTTCGGAGAGTACTCAATTTTCCCTGCTTCCATTCTCGCCGTCGCTAGTATTTGA
- a CDS encoding aminoglycoside phosphotransferase family protein, with translation MIINEEVIWIVNSLVGEFEIIKDHRNSSNRTGVLEINANNKRMFIKIHNRLSRWSPEVYAYKNWTHILGEYAPRLIHSFNDDNFYGIITTPIYGKTVNEYQINDEDILEPIYYKAGELLKQLHNNFKGTYFGIPAIDGSPLESKAKTDPVDYINSALEDILKSGYDKGLFNNSDKELVKWCMKHSDVFANSKPVPTNWDFSQNNWMVDEDGKFTGFIDFENMLWGIDVDSFGIVIERYTPNRPKLRKALFEGYGLENSEEKQLQLKIVSVKMAIADITYGASVGNDRIFSLGRNLMDNLKMPGFKIH, from the coding sequence ATGATTATTAATGAAGAGGTTATTTGGATTGTAAATTCATTGGTAGGGGAATTTGAAATTATAAAAGACCATAGGAATAGTAGTAACAGAACAGGCGTTTTAGAAATTAATGCTAACAATAAAAGAATGTTTATTAAAATTCATAACAGATTAAGTCGGTGGAGTCCTGAAGTTTATGCATATAAAAATTGGACTCATATACTTGGAGAATATGCCCCTAGACTTATACATTCTTTTAATGATGATAATTTTTATGGAATAATTACTACCCCAATTTATGGAAAGACAGTAAATGAATATCAAATAAATGACGAGGATATATTAGAACCAATTTACTATAAAGCTGGAGAATTACTTAAGCAATTACATAACAACTTTAAAGGTACATATTTTGGTATTCCTGCGATTGATGGTTCACCTCTTGAAAGTAAGGCAAAAACGGATCCCGTAGATTATATTAATTCTGCATTAGAAGATATTTTGAAATCAGGATATGATAAAGGATTATTTAATAATAGTGATAAGGAATTAGTTAAATGGTGTATGAAGCATAGTGATGTCTTTGCAAATAGCAAGCCAGTTCCTACAAACTGGGACTTTTCACAAAACAACTGGATGGTTGATGAGGATGGTAAGTTTACTGGTTTTATAGATTTTGAAAATATGCTTTGGGGGATTGATGTTGACAGTTTTGGAATAGTGATTGAAAGGTATACCCCAAATAGACCCAAGTTAAGGAAAGCTTTGTTTGAGGGATATGGATTAGAAAATAGTGAGGAAAAACAACTGCAACTTAAAATTGTAAGCGTTAAAATGGCTATAGCGGATATAACATATGGAGCTAGTGTTGGTAATGATAGAATTTTTTCATTAGGAAGAAACTTGATGGATAACCTAAAAATGCCAGGCTTCAAGATACATTAA
- a CDS encoding transposase: MPRSARVVLEGIAHHVTQRGNYRQSVFEDPEDRIKYLEFIKEYSAKHGLKIYAYCLMTNHVHFIAVPEREDSLAMAFKYAHMRYSQYFNRKHHRTGHLWQGRFYSCPLDQEHAISAVKYVERNPVRAKIVEFPWDYEWSSARVRVKENGDTRRESPHFLHLSDLSDFGFNWNPDGWKEYLGYPDSNDFLSNIRRNTSTGRLFFNDEKIAKFEEVLGLPLKRRPKGRPKKR, translated from the coding sequence ATGCCAAGAAGCGCGAGGGTTGTTCTCGAGGGTATTGCTCATCATGTAACGCAAAGGGGTAATTATCGTCAAAGTGTTTTTGAGGATCCTGAAGATAGAATCAAATATCTTGAATTCATTAAGGAATATTCAGCTAAACATGGGCTCAAGATATATGCGTATTGCCTCATGACCAATCATGTTCATTTTATCGCTGTCCCTGAAAGAGAAGATTCTCTAGCCATGGCTTTTAAGTACGCTCATATGAGATACTCACAGTATTTTAATCGAAAACATCATAGAACGGGACATCTCTGGCAGGGAAGATTCTATTCCTGCCCTCTCGATCAAGAACATGCTATTTCGGCTGTTAAATATGTTGAGCGAAACCCCGTAAGAGCAAAGATAGTTGAATTTCCCTGGGATTATGAATGGTCGAGCGCTAGGGTACGTGTAAAAGAAAATGGGGACACACGGAGGGAAAGTCCCCATTTTCTTCACTTAAGCGATTTGTCAGATTTTGGATTTAACTGGAATCCTGACGGATGGAAAGAATATCTTGGATATCCGGATAGTAATGATTTTCTTTCTAATATACGAAGGAATACTTCTACTGGAAGATTATTTTTTAACGACGAAAAAATTGCTAAATTTGAAGAGGTTTTGGGCCTCCCACTGAAAAGAAGGCCAAAAGGCAGACCAAAGAAAAGGTAA